In the genome of Pelmatolapia mariae isolate MD_Pm_ZW linkage group LG4, Pm_UMD_F_2, whole genome shotgun sequence, the window AAAATTAAATAGTTGTGAACCCATGCTTTCATTTAGTGTGAAACATGTTTAACAACCATTTAGTAAATACAATAACTAAGGCCTTGGTTATAAATTCCACTTCCGCAGGTCTGCTGGACCCTACTTGAGTCAGTGACTTAACTTCAGGAACAGACGGTAGCTATGAGGGTGTGTGCATGGCATCATGGGCCTGCCAGTTTTTTGTCACTAATTGCACATTCACCCCAAATGGCAAACTTCAGATAAGTATGACAGGAACAGCTACTCAGCCATGGTGTCTCCAGCTCTCTGCACCAAGGTTTAAGTGACTAAGCTCCCCTAACCTTATGGTTAGAAGAGAAGGTTGTATGTTACTTTTCTCTGGTAGGGTGTCCCTAGGCAAATTAGACCATTTTCATTTCTGCGTATGTTTCATTGGCAACCTAAAGGCTGAATGTATAGCCATCTATCATGAAATCTTCTATCTATTAGGAATTATCTCCAATGGTTTTAAGTCAAGTGTCTTAGTGCCCTAGTGGTCAGTATATTGATAGGAGTTCCACAGAGATATATTGTAAGAGCTCTATTATTTACCATTTATATAAAGAATAAATCTGTCATGTATATGTTTACACTATTTTATATGCCACttgagagcttttttttttatctggacATTGCAAAACTGTTGTCTTCTTTTGGTATATTTCAAATCTACCAAGAAGAGGCCAAGAAATCTATCAAGAAATGAAATGCTCATCGTTGCTACAGTAATTACAATCACTGGTCATAGGACTTTCTAATATTAGCTGTGCTTCTTATTGAAAACTGtctttataaaaaacaaacaggattataaaaataataaaagggaAACAAtgcatataaatatatgtatatatacactaacCACAAAAATACCCAAAAGACAGCAAGTTTTTAAGCACTTGAGATACTAAATCTTCCAACTGAGACGTCCAGAGAAATCTTTCCCCACCTGGTTAGAGAAGTGAATGGCACCACACtttttgatatttattttttcatttgaatttcattttcctttttataacatactgttaaaaacaaaatatacaaaTGTTCACAATATGTTACCGTTGCTACAACAAGAGATGTCAGGTGTGATAATTCACAGCTTTACAATGCAGTGTTATGCTGAGAAACCTTGCATAATATTCCACGTAACTTGGCATGCACCTCACAAAATATGTAACTACACATCAGGGCCAATGTGTAGTTACACCAGAGGATACCCACAAAGGTCCAATGTCTCTTGTGGAAGCAAAAGAGGGACCTAAATGGTAGGAGGCATGTCATTTTAACATTGTGGCTGATTAGGGGCATTTCTGCATGACAAAAATCAATGCTAATACTTTAAAAATACCAGCCTAAGGCAACATTCCCAGCTACATCAGGTCCACCTAAATACTGTTACAAATATTGCATAAGAAATTGTTCTGAGCAGAAGTTTTCACTCTAAGTGCAAATtttacaattacatttttacatttacaatcaACACTGAGATAAAAAGCACTTACACAACTAACATTTTACCAATAAATGTATGTTGCCACTTTGTGGCAGTAAGTTTTTTTATCACTGTCTGGTCACTGCGGTGACAAAGCATAACACACATTTGTGTGATTTTATCAGGCACTACACATTCATTACCAGCTGGTACTAAAATACAAAGTGGTtaatagtttaaaaaatgtcaaaatagtCCTTACATTCAGTGTATTCGTTTTCTTTCTAAAAAGCTTTTCAGCACGAACGTCTTCATGTAAGGGAGGTATTTCACAATATAAGGTGAGATCAATCTTTCATAAGGCACTAGACTGAGAGCAACTGCCTTAGAGAGGCATCAAACTACATTAAAATCATTTCAGACTCCAAATGGaacatttgtttaataaataGGGTTAAAGAGGCACTCATCAGTGCAAATGTCTTGGTTGCTGGAAGGTAAGGAAGGTGTCTTATGTGGCCATTTTCCATCTTTCCACTAACCAAAAATAATGTGTAAACTTTCTCAAACACATATGAAATGAATAAAGTGTCTAACTTCATCCTGAGGCTATAAAGAAGGCACTTGATTCTGCACTTTGCTTCTGTGCTGTTGTCTATCCCTGGGAACTATTTTTCATCTGATTTACAGTCTCCCAGGTGAAGCCTGAGTACCCCTTCAGTGTGCAGCTGCAACAAGCGGTTAAATTCAGCTGGCATTGCGTGAAAACTCGCTTTAGCTGGTTTGTCATCATAGTAGTGGTTAGTCAGGGTATAGAGGCCATATGGGTGATTACTAAAGGGCCAGAATCCATACAGATGCACATTTTCACACAGTTCCAGAGCCATGCTAGCCATAATTAATCCAGTGCTGAGCCGCCTTTCTTTCAGGCCTTCAGAGCGCCAGAATTGAGCCAGACTGTCAAGGTACTGAGGGTTGAAGAAAACAGGTCGAATAGGGCTTTTAAAGTCCTCTATTGTATAAGCAACTCGCTGACACACAGCAGTATTTATACCAAAGGAGAAGGCaggaaggagcagcagagagtTGCCGTACTTGCGAAGACTCTCCACGAATGGAAGGCGACGTCCCACCAGGGAGCCATACCTGtgcaaaagaaacagctgacttTGAGCAACAACACATACAGTAAGTAATGTGAGGTGACAGCGATTTATTTTCTTGCTTACCTCTGTGTGAAGATGCTTGGGTTTGCTGTCACAAGGCTAGTTTTGATGCCAACATCTTTCTCATATCCATTTTCCAAAGGAGGTAAGTTGCacctgaacaaacaaaaaatgagaCACAGGAATGGTTATGTGGAATTTCCACTCTGAATTTGGTCTACATTGGACACTTTTCTCACCTGATAACAAAGTCAGCTGAATCAATCATTTTTCCACAGCTGCTCTCAGACAGGATCCCACCATTCCCAACTACTGAACAAGTGTCCCATTTTTTATTTGAGAAAGGATTCTCCTGGAATAGACAGTGACAAATAAGGCattataaaaaaacatttacattgtTGCTGATGTTAAATGTTGAAGcaaaaaagatttatttcatTGCTTTGATGTTTCCTCTTCAATTCACACGTGTTTTCTGGCAATTTAAACTGATACTGAACAAAATCAGCATTTATTGCTTTGCTGATTGAGTTGCTACTATATCTCCTTAGCTTTTGTGGTTTGGTAGcttacatatttttatatctttcaTTCTGGCTTTGACTTTATTTCTGAAACACTTCAAAACAACAGCTGACCGAATTGCAGTACAAACAGagtaattaaaaattaaaaaaaaaaataagataacAAGAATAGAAGAATAAATCAGTACAGGTACAAACAAAGAGCAAGAAGTTAAACACAGATGACAACTCACACTGGGTTAAAAGCCAAGGAGAAAAGCTGTGTTCTTAAATGATTTTCAAAAACAGCAAGAGATGGAGCCTGCCTGGCAGCTCATTCCACATTTTAGGAGGCAAAACTGCAAAGGCTGTGCCTCCTCTGGATTTATAAAATGTCTACGGGACAATCAAAAGCATCTGGTTATCTGATGTAAGAGCACGTGACGGCATGTAAAGGTGAAGCAGCTCAGACAAATAAGAAGGGGCAAAACCATTAAgacacttaaaaacaaataaaagaatttgaaatggatgaaatgaCTGCATGTCTGTCATTACTATGCAGCTTTCTGCTTCTCCTTTTATACTGGTGTATACTTTATACTTAGTTTGTATCCGGTTTGAGGGGGTGTAGCATTTAAGTTCCTGTTTGTAATACttctaaaaacatatttttaaaagtgatgGTGCATTACTTACATATGGCTGTGTATGTATTTACATAAGCAACCCCCAGCCCCTcccgccacacacacacacacacacacaaacaaaaacaaaaaaaccctacctttgtaaaaatgctgaacaACTCTTTGTTCACCTGTAGAGTCCTCTTCTTCTCCCCATCATAAACAAGCTTCGACCCCACTGGAGTGTTATTCTTGGTAATGATGGCTTTGTCAAAGCCGTTGCATTTAACACTCAGATCAGTTCTGGGGA includes:
- the LOC134625562 gene encoding alpha-2,8-sialyltransferase 8F-like, giving the protein MRGQLSKSFLSLMITLLCLGSLMTTLIWYKSDGKNLEPHRPASQKKHAPKPSEICKGCKEIISKVQERYNQTWKKQEENYLKFRTDLSVKCNGFDKAIITKNNTPVGSKLVYDGEKKRTLQVNKELFSIFTKENPFSNKKWDTCSVVGNGGILSESSCGKMIDSADFVIRCNLPPLENGYEKDVGIKTSLVTANPSIFTQRYGSLVGRRLPFVESLRKYGNSLLLLPAFSFGINTAVCQRVAYTIEDFKSPIRPVFFNPQYLDSLAQFWRSEGLKERRLSTGLIMASMALELCENVHLYGFWPFSNHPYGLYTLTNHYYDDKPAKASFHAMPAEFNRLLQLHTEGVLRLHLGDCKSDEK